One Eriocheir sinensis breed Jianghai 21 chromosome 67, ASM2467909v1, whole genome shotgun sequence DNA segment encodes these proteins:
- the LOC126988050 gene encoding uncharacterized protein LOC126988050 isoform X2: protein MSGWFAPGILLPWLIVVGFIVTFFIIFCIFFCYSIKHEEESTVYKPHDVLDGRPKTGDDIEMDTFSHTSTAEAGHSMETSMGVEEADTKRTPRVLRGLPSPQERLMEGVQGRASLKDKVLSGSRGGQSSWAYVNLAYEKDVDLILSPETLKRRREERMAREEKLGDEMGGRKDEREGKKAKGLGRTESGGKTEGRGARQKVEMKTFGRGWETRGGERRSDRAGDKSYGTMKIKKTWATSKSWPLSKEERSEDKQAEGFERSQILRGYENLSRDEGDGSGVFRLKDLRREWERVSWRKGRRESGSSKTSEGSLAGSEPEGEKVSPRDSETEDVRSGSGRRHSPRVPVLPLSSHYSSSTKLLLSHEDEDVEERSGAASASSHATVAQREDSKEGLREGQISFFAHGKKRDFKVFSGN from the exons ATGTCGGG GTGGTTTGCTCCTGGGATTCTCCTCCCGTGGCTGATAGTGGTGGGCTTCATCGTaaccttctttatcatcttctgcatcttcttctgTTACTCCATTAAGCACGAAGAGGAGAGTACGGTTTACAAA CCCCACGACGTACTGGACGGGAGGCCAAAGACGGGAGATGACATTGAGATGGACACATTCTCCCATACCAGTACAGCCGAAG CGGGGCACAGCATGGAGACGTCAATGGGTGTGGAGGAAGCCGACACTAAGAGGACTCCGCGGGTGCTAAGAGGATTGCCGTCACCGCAGGAGCGCCTGATGGAGGGGGTACAGGGTAGGGCGAGTCTTAAGGACAAAGTGCTGTCCGGCAGCCGGGGAGGACAAAGCTCATGGGCGTACGTCAACCTGGCTTACGAGAAGGATGTTGATCTTATCCTTTCTCCAGAGACGCTgaagaggcggagggaggagaggatggcacGCGAGGAGAAGCTGGGAGATGAGATGGGAGGCCggaaggacgagagggaagggaaaaaagcaaAGGGGCTCGGAAGAACGGAGTCTGGCGGGAAAACTGAGGGACGCGGAGCAAGGCAGAAGGTTGAAATGAAAACCTTTGGACGCGGCTGGGAGACACGAGGCGGGGAGAGAAGGAGTGACCGAGCCGGGGACAAGAGCTACGGTACTATGAAGATCAAAAAGACATGGGCCACTTCGAAGAGCTGGCCGCtgagtaaggaggagagaagcgaAGACAAACAGGCTGAGGGATTTGAGCGGAGCCAAATCCTTCGGGGTTATGAGAATCTATCGAGGGATGAAGGCGATGGAAGCGGAGTATTCAGACTCAAGGACCTAAGGAGGGAATGGGAGCGGGttagctggaggaagggaagaagagagagcggAAGCAGCAAAACAAGCGAAGGAAGTTTAGCGGGGAGTGAGCCTGAAGGTGAAAAAGTGTCCCCAAGAGATAGTGAGACAGAAGATGTGAGGAGCGGATCAGGTCGTCGACACTCCCCTCGCGTCCCCGTGCTGCCTCTCTCCTCCCACTACTCCTCGTCCACTAAATTACTTCTCTCCCACGAGGACGAGGACGTGGAGGAAAGGAGCGGAGCGGCCTCGGCAAGCAGTCACGCCACAGTTGCACAAAGAGAGGACAGCAAGGAAGGCCTACGCGAGGGTCAAATCAGCTTCTTCGCCCATGGAAAGAAGCGAGATTTTAAAGTGTTCTCTGGTAACTGA
- the LOC126988050 gene encoding uncharacterized protein LOC126988050 isoform X1 — translation MSGWFAPGILLPWLIVVGFIVTFFIIFCIFFCYSIKHEEESTVYKVRDPHDVLDGRPKTGDDIEMDTFSHTSTAEAGHSMETSMGVEEADTKRTPRVLRGLPSPQERLMEGVQGRASLKDKVLSGSRGGQSSWAYVNLAYEKDVDLILSPETLKRRREERMAREEKLGDEMGGRKDEREGKKAKGLGRTESGGKTEGRGARQKVEMKTFGRGWETRGGERRSDRAGDKSYGTMKIKKTWATSKSWPLSKEERSEDKQAEGFERSQILRGYENLSRDEGDGSGVFRLKDLRREWERVSWRKGRRESGSSKTSEGSLAGSEPEGEKVSPRDSETEDVRSGSGRRHSPRVPVLPLSSHYSSSTKLLLSHEDEDVEERSGAASASSHATVAQREDSKEGLREGQISFFAHGKKRDFKVFSGN, via the exons ATGTCGGG GTGGTTTGCTCCTGGGATTCTCCTCCCGTGGCTGATAGTGGTGGGCTTCATCGTaaccttctttatcatcttctgcatcttcttctgTTACTCCATTAAGCACGAAGAGGAGAGTACGGTTTACAAAGTACGGGAC CCCCACGACGTACTGGACGGGAGGCCAAAGACGGGAGATGACATTGAGATGGACACATTCTCCCATACCAGTACAGCCGAAG CGGGGCACAGCATGGAGACGTCAATGGGTGTGGAGGAAGCCGACACTAAGAGGACTCCGCGGGTGCTAAGAGGATTGCCGTCACCGCAGGAGCGCCTGATGGAGGGGGTACAGGGTAGGGCGAGTCTTAAGGACAAAGTGCTGTCCGGCAGCCGGGGAGGACAAAGCTCATGGGCGTACGTCAACCTGGCTTACGAGAAGGATGTTGATCTTATCCTTTCTCCAGAGACGCTgaagaggcggagggaggagaggatggcacGCGAGGAGAAGCTGGGAGATGAGATGGGAGGCCggaaggacgagagggaagggaaaaaagcaaAGGGGCTCGGAAGAACGGAGTCTGGCGGGAAAACTGAGGGACGCGGAGCAAGGCAGAAGGTTGAAATGAAAACCTTTGGACGCGGCTGGGAGACACGAGGCGGGGAGAGAAGGAGTGACCGAGCCGGGGACAAGAGCTACGGTACTATGAAGATCAAAAAGACATGGGCCACTTCGAAGAGCTGGCCGCtgagtaaggaggagagaagcgaAGACAAACAGGCTGAGGGATTTGAGCGGAGCCAAATCCTTCGGGGTTATGAGAATCTATCGAGGGATGAAGGCGATGGAAGCGGAGTATTCAGACTCAAGGACCTAAGGAGGGAATGGGAGCGGGttagctggaggaagggaagaagagagagcggAAGCAGCAAAACAAGCGAAGGAAGTTTAGCGGGGAGTGAGCCTGAAGGTGAAAAAGTGTCCCCAAGAGATAGTGAGACAGAAGATGTGAGGAGCGGATCAGGTCGTCGACACTCCCCTCGCGTCCCCGTGCTGCCTCTCTCCTCCCACTACTCCTCGTCCACTAAATTACTTCTCTCCCACGAGGACGAGGACGTGGAGGAAAGGAGCGGAGCGGCCTCGGCAAGCAGTCACGCCACAGTTGCACAAAGAGAGGACAGCAAGGAAGGCCTACGCGAGGGTCAAATCAGCTTCTTCGCCCATGGAAAGAAGCGAGATTTTAAAGTGTTCTCTGGTAACTGA